A single window of Paenibacillus sp. SYP-B4298 DNA harbors:
- the dnaX gene encoding DNA polymerase III subunit gamma/tau: MSHIALYRAWRPQTFGDMVGQRHIIQTLQNAIGERRISHAYLFNGPRGTGKTTAAKVFAKAINCQHGPSVEPCNECEACVGITAGSIMDVVEIDAASNRGIDEIRDIRDKVRYAPSEVRYKVYIIDEVHMLTSEAFNALLKTLEEPPGHVVFILATTEPHKLPATIISRCQRFDFRQVALEEQTSRLQQICDEEGLQAEAEALSYIARLSDGGMRDAISLLEQVAAFSKGHMTLDDAVEVTGGVAAEQFASLAEAILRRDVAALLPLVEGLMQAGKSPDKCMENLVYYFRDLLLLKLVPEGVQSTERIVHTERFREMAEQYERERLFQMIDILHQYQVELKHAVQPQTLLEVALLKICTAGSSAPAGGASAPPAASSGELARLEQQVRQLEQKLEQVLRSGTGAGGGASAAGAAPAVQPAGGGGRPGSFGARAVGAGAGARPKVRLEPYLAARGSQEFQQMRMQWNEVLQRVKEAGISIHAWLINGEPVSALPDCVLIAFKNEIHRETTEKPANRELIERVLQAVMKREFKFATIMLKEWQSAVEHRPAAEPEEFVMGEHPAETAASQPSRPEWVEEAVKLFGEELVVISDE; this comes from the coding sequence GTGTCCCATATTGCTTTGTACCGCGCCTGGCGTCCCCAAACCTTCGGGGATATGGTAGGACAACGTCACATAATCCAGACGCTGCAGAATGCCATAGGGGAACGGCGTATTTCCCATGCTTATTTGTTTAACGGTCCTAGGGGCACAGGCAAGACGACTGCGGCCAAGGTGTTTGCCAAAGCGATCAACTGTCAGCATGGTCCGTCTGTGGAGCCCTGCAATGAGTGCGAGGCCTGTGTGGGCATTACGGCCGGCTCGATAATGGATGTCGTGGAGATCGATGCAGCCTCCAACCGGGGGATCGACGAAATTCGCGATATTCGCGACAAGGTTCGGTACGCGCCCTCCGAGGTCCGTTACAAGGTTTATATTATTGATGAAGTGCACATGCTGACTTCGGAAGCGTTTAACGCATTGCTGAAGACGCTGGAGGAGCCGCCGGGGCATGTCGTATTTATACTGGCTACAACCGAGCCTCACAAGCTGCCTGCCACGATTATCTCCAGATGCCAGCGCTTTGACTTCAGACAAGTAGCGCTGGAGGAGCAGACAAGCCGTCTTCAGCAGATATGCGACGAGGAAGGGCTGCAGGCGGAGGCGGAGGCGTTGTCCTATATTGCGCGCCTATCTGATGGCGGCATGCGCGATGCGATCAGCTTGCTCGAACAGGTGGCTGCGTTCTCCAAAGGGCATATGACGCTGGACGATGCGGTTGAAGTGACAGGCGGTGTTGCGGCTGAGCAATTCGCCAGCCTCGCGGAGGCGATCCTGCGTCGCGATGTCGCCGCACTGCTGCCATTAGTCGAAGGGTTGATGCAAGCGGGGAAAAGCCCGGATAAATGTATGGAGAATCTCGTCTATTACTTCCGTGATCTGCTGCTGCTCAAGCTGGTGCCAGAGGGAGTGCAATCCACCGAGCGGATCGTTCACACGGAGCGTTTTCGGGAGATGGCAGAGCAGTATGAGCGTGAACGGCTGTTCCAGATGATCGATATTCTTCATCAGTATCAGGTGGAGCTGAAGCATGCGGTACAGCCGCAGACGCTGCTTGAGGTGGCGCTGCTCAAGATCTGTACTGCAGGCAGCTCAGCTCCGGCGGGCGGAGCCAGCGCTCCACCGGCAGCCTCCTCTGGCGAGCTGGCGCGGCTGGAGCAGCAGGTGCGCCAGCTCGAGCAGAAGCTGGAGCAGGTGCTGCGCAGCGGCACGGGCGCGGGCGGCGGAGCCAGTGCTGCGGGCGCAGCGCCCGCGGTGCAGCCGGCCGGAGGTGGCGGGCGCCCCGGCTCCTTCGGCGCGCGCGCTGTAGGCGCCGGGGCGGGAGCGCGGCCGAAGGTGCGGCTGGAGCCGTATCTGGCTGCTCGCGGCAGCCAGGAGTTCCAGCAGATGCGTATGCAGTGGAATGAGGTGCTGCAGCGGGTCAAGGAAGCTGGCATCTCGATTCATGCTTGGCTCATCAACGGTGAGCCGGTATCGGCGTTGCCTGATTGTGTATTGATTGCGTTCAAGAATGAGATTCACAGGGAAACAACAGAGAAGCCGGCGAACCGTGAGCTGATCGAGCGGGTGCTGCAGGCCGTGATGAAGCGTGAGTTCAAATTTGCCACCATTATGCTGAAGGAATGGCAATCGGCTGTGGAACACCGCCCTGCCGCGGAGCCGGAGGAGTTCGTGATGGGCGAGCATCCTGCTGAAACTGCTGCGAGTCAGCCTTCAAGGCCGGAATGGGTGGAAGAGGCTGTCAAGCTGTTCGGTGAAGAGCTTGTGGTAATCTCTGACGAATAG
- a CDS encoding pro-sigmaK processing inhibitor BofA family protein: MKMVWLTILAGSLALLVLMWIRSRLSWLTIQRFLLHLVAAALLLYVLNFSGWVSGFHIPLNPLTVAVVVILGVPGILLILALQWLLL; this comes from the coding sequence ATGAAAATGGTGTGGTTGACGATACTGGCAGGCTCGCTGGCGTTGCTGGTATTGATGTGGATTCGAAGTAGATTGTCTTGGTTGACGATTCAACGTTTTTTGCTGCATCTGGTGGCCGCAGCCCTTCTCCTGTATGTGCTTAATTTCTCCGGCTGGGTGTCGGGCTTCCACATCCCGCTGAATCCGCTGACGGTTGCGGTGGTCGTCATACTGGGCGTGCCAGGCATCTTGCTTATTCTGGCGTTGCAGTGGCTATTGCTGTAA
- a CDS encoding YbaB/EbfC family nucleoid-associated protein: MNNMNQMMKQVKKMQEQMLKAQEALGHKTVDGSSGGGVVSCTVNGHKKLLSLTIKPEAVDPDDVEMLQDLVLAAVNDALGKAEEMSNDDMNKFTGGVKIPGLF; the protein is encoded by the coding sequence ATGAATAACATGAACCAAATGATGAAGCAAGTGAAAAAAATGCAAGAGCAAATGCTGAAGGCGCAAGAGGCGCTGGGCCATAAAACGGTTGACGGTTCCTCTGGCGGCGGCGTGGTCTCCTGTACTGTGAATGGTCACAAGAAGCTGTTGAGCCTGACGATCAAGCCGGAGGCAGTTGACCCGGATGATGTCGAGATGCTGCAGGATCTGGTGCTCGCTGCGGTTAACGACGCGCTGGGCAAAGCGGAAGAAATGTCTAATGATGACATGAACAAATTCACCGGAGGCGTGAAAATTCCAGGGTTGTTCTAG
- a CDS encoding DUF2508 family protein produces MSWWESWRKGRTGGRELVERRLKSDELLLEIQEAHRDWVNAQRHFEYALGKDQVDYAIFAIEAAEKRYEMLLRQAKGLNRPQVGEQEEEAG; encoded by the coding sequence ATGAGCTGGTGGGAATCTTGGCGCAAGGGGAGGACAGGGGGGAGGGAGCTTGTCGAGCGGAGGCTGAAGTCAGACGAGCTGCTGCTGGAAATTCAGGAAGCGCACCGCGATTGGGTGAATGCTCAGCGTCATTTTGAATATGCGCTGGGCAAGGATCAGGTGGACTATGCTATTTTTGCCATTGAGGCTGCGGAGAAACGGTATGAGATGCTTCTGCGGCAAGCCAAAGGATTGAATCGTCCTCAAGTCGGAGAACAAGAGGAGGAAGCGGGATGA
- the recR gene encoding recombination mediator RecR, with protein sequence MHYPEPIAKLIDSFSRLPGIGPKTAARLAFHVLRMKEDDVIDFAKALVSVKRNLHYCSVCCNITDVDPCRICQDKTRDQSVICVVQEAKDLIAMERTKEFMGQYHVLQGAISPMEGIGPEEIRISELLTRLSDERVQELILATNPNIEGEATAMYLSRLIKPFGIRVTRIAHGLPVGGDLEYADEVTLSKALEGRRELG encoded by the coding sequence TTGCATTATCCCGAACCGATAGCCAAGCTGATAGATTCTTTTTCCCGCCTGCCAGGGATTGGCCCGAAGACAGCCGCTCGTCTTGCGTTTCATGTGCTTCGAATGAAAGAGGATGATGTGATTGATTTTGCCAAAGCGCTGGTTAGCGTGAAGCGCAATCTGCACTATTGCTCGGTCTGCTGCAATATTACGGATGTCGATCCATGCCGTATCTGTCAGGACAAGACGCGGGATCAATCGGTCATCTGTGTGGTGCAGGAGGCCAAGGATCTGATCGCGATGGAGCGAACCAAGGAATTCATGGGTCAATACCATGTGCTGCAGGGCGCGATCTCGCCTATGGAGGGAATCGGTCCAGAGGAGATTCGGATTAGCGAACTGCTCACACGCCTCAGTGATGAGCGTGTACAGGAGCTGATTCTGGCAACGAATCCGAATATTGAAGGCGAGGCGACCGCGATGTATCTGTCGAGGCTCATCAAGCCGTTCGGTATACGAGTCACCCGAATCGCGCATGGGCTGCCAGTAGGCGGCGATCTCGAATACGCAGATGAGGTTACGCTCTCCAAGGCGCTTGAAGGCCGACGCGAGTTAGGTTGA